A genomic window from Sorex araneus isolate mSorAra2 chromosome 2, mSorAra2.pri, whole genome shotgun sequence includes:
- the LOC129401839 gene encoding vomeronasal type-1 receptor 4-like yields MININTFLQRAKPIVCIFTHLTFANLMTVLFAGIPELIFFFGIRNFLNDTGCRAGLFLYRVGRGLSLCTTSFLSVFQAIVITNNHAQWAWLKSNIYTCISSALLCFWVLNMLIYSQVIMGVKAPFNTTGLEGVYSLKYCMSHNRGTSAFQGGMILRDFLCVLLMIWTSVHMVKFLFNHRKNVQHMFRHSPCPQSSLEIKVTHTILVQVSCFAFFYWTNCCLTIYATYLHEVQGLENIARFVSSCYPVICPFLLIKNHKGPFLNCTFATLRKSPQISGTRDLNYSHTISNTKCSGQKNPTAKVK; encoded by the coding sequence ATGATAAATATAAACACCTTTCTGCAGAGAGCAAAGCCAATAGTTTGCATATTTACCCACTTAACTTTTGCCAACCTGATGACAGTTTTATTTGCCGGGATTccagaattaatatttttctttggaataagAAATTTTCTGAATGACACAGGTTGTAGGGCAGGTTTGTTCTTGTACAGAGTGGGCCGAGGTCTTTCCCTCTGCACCACATCTTTCCTCAGTGTGTTCCAAGCCATCGTGATCACCAACAACCATGCTCAGTGGGCGTGGCTCAAATCAAACATCTACACATGCATTTCTTCTGCCCTCCTCTGTTTCTGGGTACTCAACATGCTGATCTATAGTCAGGTCATCATGGGAGTAAAGGCCCCATTTAACACTACTGGGCTTGAAGGAGTTTATAGTCTCAAATACTGTATGTCACACAACAGAGGAACATCTGCATTTCAGGGAGGAATGATTTTAAGAGATTTCCTGTGTGTTCTCCTCATGATCTGGACCAGTGTGCACATGGTAAAGTTCCTCTTCAACCACCGCAAAAATGTCCAGCACATGTTTAGACACAGTCCCTGCCCACAATCCTCTCTTGAGATCAAGGTCACCCACACCATCCTGGTCCAAGTCagctgctttgcttttttttactgGACCAACTGCTGCCTTACCATTTATGCAACCTACCTTCATGAGGTACAAGGGTTAGAAAACATTGCTCGTTTTGTCTCCTCCTGCTACCCAGTAATCTGTCCTTTCTTGCTGATAAAAAACCACAAAGGCCCATTTCTGAACTGCACCTTTGCAACCTTGAGGAAATCTCCACAAATCTCTGGCACCAGAGACTTGAATTACTCTCACACCATCTCTAACACAAAGTGCTCAGGACAGAAAAATCCCACTGCAAAGGTTAAGTGA